In the Flagellimonas sp. HMM57 genome, one interval contains:
- the gyrA gene encoding DNA gyrase subunit A: MAEGEKLIPINIEDEMKSAYIDYSMSVIVSRALPDVRDGLKPVHRRVLYGMHELGVRSNSSHKKSARIVGEVLGKYHPHGDTSVYDSMVRMAQEWSLRYMLVDGQGNFGSVDGDSPAAMRYTEARMRKIADEMLADIDKDTVDHQLNFDDSLKEPTVLPARVPNLLVNGASGIAVGMATNMPPHNLSEVVDGTVAYIENNNIEIDELITHIKAPDFPTGGIIYGYDGVKEAFHTGRGRVVMRAKATFEEVQGRECIIVTEIPYQVNKADMIKKTADLVNDKKIEGISAIRDESDRKGMRIVYILKRDAIPNIVLNTLYKYTALQSSFSVNNIALVNGRPQLLNLKEIIHHFVEHRHEVVVRRTKYDLKKAEDRAHILEGLIIASDNIDEVIAIIRASSNVEEARNSLMERFKLTEVQAKAIVEMRLRQLTGLEQDKLREEYDELLKTIEDLKDILANKDRRMQIITDELLEVKEKYGDERRSEINFAGGDLSIEDMIPDEQVVITISHAGYIKRTSLSEYKTQNRGGVGQKASSTRTEDFLEHLFVGTNHQYMLFFTQKGKCFWMRVYEIPEGSKTSKGRAIQNLVNIAQDDKVKAFICTRDLKDEDYVNSHYVIMATKKGTVKKTSLEQYSRPRQNGINAITIKDEDELLEAKLTTGTSQILLGLKSGKAIRFEESKTRPMGRNASGVRGITLANNDDEVIGMVSVHNFEDDILVVSENGYGKRSTIDDYRITNRGGKGVKTISITDKTGGLVAIKNVSDTDDLMIINKSGIAIRTSVEDLRVMGRATQGVRLINLKDTDSIAAVAKVMKDEDAVEESEILDIEVNGDDGTAIDNESEETKE, translated from the coding sequence ATGGCTGAAGGAGAAAAGTTAATTCCTATCAATATTGAAGATGAGATGAAATCTGCCTACATTGATTATTCAATGTCGGTCATTGTGTCACGTGCCCTGCCAGATGTGCGGGATGGGCTCAAACCTGTTCATAGAAGAGTATTGTATGGTATGCACGAACTTGGAGTTAGGTCCAATAGTTCCCACAAAAAGTCTGCTCGTATCGTAGGTGAGGTATTGGGTAAATACCACCCACATGGAGATACTTCTGTGTATGATAGTATGGTGCGTATGGCACAAGAATGGAGTTTGAGGTATATGTTGGTCGACGGCCAGGGTAACTTTGGTTCCGTAGATGGCGATAGTCCTGCGGCTATGCGTTATACAGAAGCAAGAATGCGAAAAATCGCTGACGAAATGTTGGCGGACATCGATAAAGATACTGTAGACCATCAGCTTAATTTTGATGATTCGCTTAAAGAGCCAACGGTACTTCCTGCACGTGTTCCTAATCTATTGGTAAACGGTGCGTCTGGTATTGCAGTTGGTATGGCAACCAATATGCCGCCACATAACCTTTCTGAAGTTGTTGACGGTACCGTTGCTTACATAGAGAACAATAATATTGAGATAGATGAACTCATAACCCATATTAAAGCCCCCGATTTCCCAACTGGAGGAATCATATATGGTTATGACGGAGTCAAAGAGGCATTCCACACAGGTAGGGGCAGGGTAGTAATGAGAGCTAAGGCCACCTTCGAAGAAGTTCAGGGCAGGGAGTGTATCATAGTAACTGAAATACCCTATCAGGTCAATAAGGCAGACATGATCAAAAAAACTGCCGATCTTGTCAATGATAAAAAGATAGAGGGGATTTCCGCAATACGGGATGAATCCGATAGAAAAGGTATGCGCATTGTATACATCCTAAAGCGTGATGCAATTCCGAATATCGTTCTTAATACACTTTATAAGTACACAGCCCTCCAGTCTTCTTTTAGTGTCAACAATATTGCTTTGGTCAATGGCAGACCACAGTTGCTCAATCTAAAGGAGATTATCCATCATTTTGTTGAGCATAGACATGAAGTTGTTGTAAGAAGGACAAAATACGACCTGAAGAAAGCTGAAGACCGAGCTCACATATTGGAAGGGCTTATAATAGCTTCTGACAATATTGACGAGGTAATTGCAATAATAAGAGCTTCTTCCAACGTCGAAGAAGCCAGAAATAGTTTGATGGAGCGCTTCAAGCTCACAGAAGTTCAAGCTAAGGCGATTGTGGAGATGCGCTTGCGTCAACTTACCGGTCTAGAGCAAGACAAGCTTCGTGAAGAATATGATGAATTATTGAAGACCATTGAAGACTTAAAAGATATTCTTGCTAATAAGGACCGAAGAATGCAAATCATTACTGATGAACTTCTTGAAGTAAAAGAGAAATATGGTGATGAACGTAGATCAGAAATAAATTTTGCAGGAGGTGATTTGAGCATTGAGGATATGATTCCAGATGAACAGGTCGTTATCACAATTTCACATGCAGGATATATAAAAAGGACTTCATTATCAGAATACAAAACACAAAATAGGGGTGGAGTTGGCCAGAAAGCTTCCTCTACCCGTACCGAAGATTTCTTGGAACACCTATTTGTAGGTACGAACCATCAATACATGTTGTTCTTCACTCAAAAGGGTAAATGTTTCTGGATGCGGGTTTATGAAATTCCAGAGGGCAGTAAGACTTCCAAGGGAAGAGCTATCCAGAATTTAGTGAATATAGCGCAAGACGACAAGGTCAAAGCGTTCATATGCACCAGAGACCTTAAGGATGAAGATTATGTAAACAGTCATTATGTAATCATGGCCACCAAAAAGGGTACGGTCAAAAAGACTTCTTTGGAACAGTATTCCCGACCAAGGCAAAATGGTATCAATGCGATTACTATTAAAGATGAAGATGAGTTGCTCGAAGCGAAATTGACTACCGGTACAAGCCAAATTCTTTTGGGATTAAAATCCGGTAAAGCCATCCGATTTGAAGAAAGCAAGACAAGACCTATGGGTAGAAATGCTTCTGGAGTTCGAGGAATTACATTGGCCAATAACGATGATGAAGTTATTGGTATGGTATCGGTCCATAACTTTGAGGACGATATCCTGGTAGTTTCGGAGAATGGATACGGTAAACGTTCCACTATCGATGATTACAGAATCACCAATAGAGGAGGAAAAGGTGTAAAAACCATTTCAATAACCGATAAGACCGGGGGGCTTGTTGCCATTAAAAATGTTTCTGATACTGATGATTTAATGATAATCAATAAATCAGGTATTGCAATTCGTACCAGTGTCGAAGATTTACGGGTCATGGGCAGAGCCACACAAGGTGTTAGGCTCATCAATTTAAAAGATACTGATTCCATCGCAGCGGTTGCTAAAGTCATGAAAGACGAAGATGCCGTAGAAGAATCTGAAATACTTGATATTGAGGTAAATGGAGATGATGGCACGGCAATTGATAATGAATCTGAGGAAACTAAAGAATAA
- a CDS encoding ATP-dependent Clp protease ATP-binding subunit has protein sequence MDDNFSPRVKDVIAYSKEEALRLGHDFIGTEHLMLGLLRDGNGKAINILDALDVDLDHLRRKVEILSPANPNTGTIQKDKKNLHLTRQAERALKTTFLEAKLFQSSSINTAHLLLCILRNENDPTTKLLHKLKVDYDNVKEQFKSMITSDDDYLDSPQAESFPSDSDDLGDSKEGTFGSSSSQKGAKKSKTPVLDNFGRDLTKMAEENKLDPVVGREKEIERVSQILSRRKKNNPLLIGEPGVGKSAIAEGLALRIINKKVSRILYNKRVVTLDLASLVAGTKYRGQFEERMKAVMNELEKNDDIILFIDEIHTIVGAGGATGSLDASNMFKPALARGEIQCIGATTLDEYRQYIEKDGALERRFQKVMVEPTTVEETIEILMNIKGKYEDHHNVNYTDDAIVACVKLTNRYMTDRFLPDKAIDALDEAGSRVHIVNMDVPKQILELENQLEDVRELKNSVVKKQKYEEAAKLRDDEKRLEKELASAQERWEEESKLHREIVSEENVADVVSMMSGIPVNRIAQTESNKLAELPSLIKGFVIGQDEAVAKVAKAIQRNRAGLKDPNKPIGSFIFLGQTGVGKTQLAKILAKELFDSEDALIRIDMSEYMEKFAISRLVGAPPGYVGYEEGGQLTEKVRRKPYSVILLDEVEKAHPDVFNMLLQVLDDGFLTDSLGRKIDFRNTIIIMTSNIGARQLKDFGQGVGFGTAAKKAQADSHQKSVIENALKKAFAPEFLNRIDDVVVFNPLEREDIHKIIDIELDKLFGRIRDIGYNLNLTKKAKDYIAEKGFDKQYGARPLKRAIQKYIEDALAEEIVNSKLEEGDSIYMDLDEKKEELTIKIEKPEKTPKTE, from the coding sequence ATGGACGATAATTTTTCCCCAAGAGTAAAAGACGTAATTGCATATAGTAAGGAAGAGGCCCTTAGATTAGGGCACGATTTTATAGGAACCGAACATTTAATGCTTGGGCTTTTAAGGGATGGCAACGGTAAGGCCATCAATATCCTTGATGCCTTGGATGTCGATTTAGACCATCTTAGAAGAAAAGTTGAAATCCTTAGCCCTGCCAACCCAAATACGGGAACTATACAAAAAGATAAAAAGAATCTGCACTTAACAAGACAAGCAGAACGTGCGCTAAAAACCACTTTTCTAGAGGCCAAGCTTTTTCAAAGCTCCTCTATAAATACCGCTCACCTTTTGTTATGTATCCTTAGAAATGAAAACGATCCAACAACCAAGCTTTTGCACAAGCTAAAAGTTGATTACGATAATGTAAAGGAACAGTTTAAATCTATGATTACGAGCGATGATGATTATCTTGACTCACCTCAGGCTGAATCCTTCCCGAGTGATTCCGATGATTTAGGTGATTCCAAAGAAGGTACATTTGGTTCAAGTTCTTCCCAAAAGGGAGCTAAAAAATCCAAGACGCCCGTTCTAGATAATTTTGGTCGTGATTTGACCAAGATGGCGGAAGAAAATAAACTAGATCCTGTCGTAGGTCGTGAAAAAGAGATTGAACGGGTATCACAAATATTAAGCCGAAGGAAGAAAAACAACCCTCTCCTTATAGGTGAGCCCGGTGTGGGCAAAAGTGCCATTGCCGAAGGCCTGGCCCTTAGAATCATCAACAAGAAAGTTTCGAGAATTCTTTATAACAAGCGCGTCGTTACATTAGACCTAGCATCTTTGGTGGCAGGAACTAAATATCGTGGTCAGTTTGAGGAACGCATGAAGGCGGTAATGAACGAACTGGAAAAGAACGATGATATTATTTTGTTTATTGACGAGATACATACCATTGTAGGTGCTGGTGGCGCAACAGGAAGTTTGGATGCATCGAATATGTTTAAACCTGCACTTGCCCGTGGGGAAATTCAATGTATAGGAGCAACAACGCTTGATGAATATAGACAGTATATAGAAAAGGATGGCGCCCTTGAACGTCGTTTTCAAAAAGTAATGGTAGAGCCAACTACAGTTGAGGAGACCATTGAAATTTTGATGAACATTAAAGGGAAGTATGAAGACCATCATAACGTTAATTATACGGATGATGCAATAGTTGCATGCGTAAAATTGACCAACCGTTACATGACAGATCGTTTTTTACCTGACAAGGCCATCGACGCATTAGATGAAGCTGGTTCTCGTGTTCATATTGTTAACATGGATGTTCCAAAACAGATTCTGGAATTGGAAAATCAATTAGAAGATGTTCGTGAACTGAAGAACAGTGTCGTCAAAAAGCAGAAGTATGAGGAAGCTGCAAAGCTTCGTGATGATGAAAAACGCCTAGAGAAAGAGTTGGCTTCTGCCCAAGAACGATGGGAAGAAGAAAGTAAGTTGCACAGGGAGATTGTCTCAGAGGAAAATGTAGCCGATGTAGTCTCCATGATGAGCGGTATACCCGTTAATAGAATTGCACAGACGGAAAGTAATAAGCTTGCGGAATTGCCTAGTCTTATCAAAGGTTTTGTAATTGGACAAGATGAAGCCGTAGCGAAAGTGGCTAAGGCCATACAACGGAATAGAGCAGGCCTAAAAGACCCTAACAAACCTATTGGTTCCTTTATATTTTTAGGTCAGACCGGTGTTGGAAAGACACAGCTAGCAAAAATACTTGCCAAGGAACTATTTGATTCTGAAGATGCCTTGATCCGAATTGATATGAGCGAATACATGGAGAAATTCGCCATCTCAAGATTGGTAGGAGCGCCTCCAGGATACGTTGGTTATGAAGAAGGAGGACAATTAACAGAGAAGGTTCGTAGAAAACCATATTCCGTAATCCTTCTTGACGAAGTAGAGAAAGCCCATCCAGACGTTTTCAACATGCTTTTACAGGTCTTGGATGATGGTTTCCTTACAGATAGCCTTGGAAGAAAAATAGATTTTAGAAATACCATTATTATAATGACCTCCAATATTGGAGCGCGTCAATTGAAGGATTTTGGTCAAGGTGTTGGATTTGGAACCGCTGCGAAAAAAGCGCAAGCAGATTCGCATCAAAAGAGTGTCATTGAAAATGCTCTTAAAAAAGCTTTTGCACCGGAATTTTTAAATAGAATTGATGATGTTGTGGTATTTAATCCATTGGAGCGCGAAGACATCCATAAAATCATAGATATTGAATTGGATAAGCTTTTTGGACGAATCAGGGATATAGGATACAACCTTAATCTTACCAAAAAGGCAAAAGATTATATCGCTGAAAAAGGTTTTGACAAACAATATGGTGCACGACCTTTAAAAAGAGCTATTCAAAAGTATATTGAAGATGCCTTAGCCGAGGAAATCGTGAATTCCAAATTGGAGGAAGGTGATAGTATCTATATGGATTTGGATGAGAAGAAAGAAGAGCTCACCATTAAAATAGAGAAGCCCGAAAAAACTCCAAAAACAGAATAA
- a CDS encoding STAS/SEC14 domain-containing protein — translation MKIASTKKAVVTREYQLDIGSIQVYDNYMVSTFEEGATLTLERAYQIIGISEIHFRNKNFGYISLRKNSYAVDPTIYNYLRGLENLKAFAIVSKKEIDMHNFKIEKLFYKKNMEFFIEYDNALAWIKKRLKNKKRKKNKL, via the coding sequence ATGAAAATTGCTTCTACGAAGAAAGCTGTTGTTACACGCGAGTATCAATTGGATATCGGTAGCATTCAAGTTTATGACAACTACATGGTTTCAACTTTTGAGGAAGGTGCTACATTGACACTGGAGCGTGCGTATCAAATTATTGGAATTTCAGAAATACACTTTAGGAATAAAAACTTTGGATATATCAGTCTTCGTAAAAATTCTTATGCAGTTGACCCTACCATATATAATTATTTAAGAGGCTTAGAGAACTTAAAGGCATTCGCCATCGTTTCCAAGAAGGAAATAGACATGCACAACTTTAAGATAGAGAAGTTGTTCTACAAAAAGAACATGGAATTCTTCATCGAATATGATAATGCACTGGCATGGATCAAAAAAAGGCTCAAAAACAAAAAAAGGAAGAAAAACAAACTCTAA
- a CDS encoding NAD(P)H-hydrate dehydratase: MKIFTAEQIYQADKSTIKKQKISSDDLMERAATGIFDWIHSRLQGANVNIQLFCGIGNNGGDGIALARHLKENGYSIQVHVVNYSEKRSKDFLLNLERLKDRKIWPDFINADSELPKISPDDIVIDAIFGIGLNRAPDVWVSKLIAHINASSAFVLSVDIPSGLPCHRVPWDAENVIRANYVLSFQVPKLVFFLPETGIYQNQWEILDIGLDPDYIDATVTDYELIGINEVLPLYKQREKFSHKGTYGHSLIVGGSYGKIGAVQLASNSCLSIGSGLVTAFVPECGYHSLQTAIPEIMVVTDDEDEKITNIEIPFKPSVIGIGMGMGTKTVTSKAFGRFLKKNTVPLVIDADGLNILAKYPDFIESIPKQSVLTPHPKELERLIGPWKDDFDKLKKAKAFSIKNDCVLVIKGAHSISVYREKGYVNTTGNPGMATAGSGDVLTGIITGLIAQGYSSLDATIFGVYLHGLAGDIAVSQCGYEALKASTVVENIGKAYLELLRSPNQEGEKQNP, translated from the coding sequence ATGAAAATTTTCACTGCCGAACAAATCTATCAAGCTGATAAATCCACGATCAAAAAACAGAAAATAAGTAGTGATGATCTTATGGAGCGGGCCGCTACTGGAATATTTGATTGGATACATTCCCGATTGCAAGGGGCCAATGTCAATATTCAACTTTTTTGCGGAATTGGTAATAATGGTGGCGATGGTATTGCGCTTGCGAGGCATCTGAAGGAAAATGGTTATTCCATTCAAGTTCATGTGGTAAACTATAGTGAAAAACGTTCAAAAGACTTTCTTTTAAATCTTGAACGATTAAAGGACCGAAAAATATGGCCCGATTTTATAAATGCGGATAGCGAATTGCCAAAAATATCACCCGATGATATTGTGATCGATGCAATTTTTGGTATTGGATTGAATAGGGCTCCCGATGTTTGGGTTTCGAAGCTTATTGCGCACATCAATGCATCATCTGCCTTTGTGCTTTCTGTGGATATTCCATCTGGTTTGCCATGCCATAGGGTTCCATGGGATGCAGAAAATGTAATACGAGCAAACTATGTGCTTAGTTTTCAAGTACCTAAGTTGGTATTTTTCCTTCCCGAAACTGGAATCTATCAAAATCAATGGGAAATCCTGGACATTGGATTGGACCCAGATTATATAGATGCAACAGTAACAGATTACGAGTTGATAGGTATAAACGAAGTGTTGCCGTTATATAAACAGCGAGAGAAGTTTTCGCATAAAGGCACATATGGACATTCTTTGATTGTTGGTGGAAGCTATGGTAAGATAGGTGCGGTGCAACTTGCCAGTAATTCGTGCTTAAGTATTGGAAGCGGTTTGGTTACTGCCTTTGTCCCTGAGTGCGGTTATCATTCTTTACAAACGGCGATTCCAGAAATTATGGTGGTAACGGATGATGAAGATGAGAAAATTACCAATATTGAAATTCCTTTTAAGCCAAGTGTTATAGGAATAGGTATGGGCATGGGGACAAAAACGGTTACATCGAAAGCCTTTGGTAGGTTTTTGAAGAAAAATACGGTTCCATTGGTTATAGATGCCGATGGTCTCAATATTCTCGCAAAGTACCCCGACTTTATTGAGAGTATCCCTAAACAGTCGGTATTGACACCACATCCTAAAGAACTCGAACGTTTAATTGGTCCATGGAAAGATGATTTTGATAAACTGAAAAAAGCAAAAGCTTTCTCAATAAAGAACGATTGCGTATTGGTCATAAAAGGAGCGCATAGTATTTCGGTTTACAGGGAAAAAGGCTATGTGAACACAACCGGAAATCCCGGTATGGCAACTGCTGGTAGTGGTGATGTATTAACGGGTATTATCACTGGTTTGATCGCACAAGGTTATTCTTCTCTGGATGCCACAATTTTTGGAGTTTACCTTCATGGTTTAGCAGGGGATATAGCTGTATCACAATGTGGGTATGAAGCTTTGAAGGCTTCAACCGTTGTAGAAAATATTGGTAAAGCGTATTTGGAACTGTTAAGGTCTCCAAATCAAGAAGGTGAAAAGCAGAATCCTTAG
- the thrA gene encoding bifunctional aspartate kinase/homoserine dehydrogenase I, protein MKVLKFGGTSVANPENINQVKIIVQNEVSDKIAVTVSAFGGVTDLLLHTSQLASNQDLAFKDGLKKIEDRHMETIKELIPVNAQSGILSKVKSDLNILETLLEGSFLIGELTPKLSDKIVSYGELLSSFIIAEFFKTAGLDAGFKDTRELITTDENFGNAHVDFEKTYYNCDAFFKKTNHAITVLPGFVASSNAGNLTTLGRGGSDYTAAIVAAAVSAEVLEIWTDVSGMYTANPKLVRQAKCVSHISYEEAMELSHFGAKVLYPPTIQPVLSKEIPIVIKNTFVPEDEGTHIAKNSNGNGKTVRGISHVGGISLLSLEGPGMIGIPGISKRFFETLSMEHISVVLITQASSEHSICVGISDNDVEKAVTSVNEAFAYEIGSKKINPVLVEKDLAIVALVGDNMKSHQGLSGKMFSTLGKNNVNIRAIAQGASERNISAVIKKTDVKKALNSLHEAFFEENIKQLNLFVMGVGNVGSKFLDQIKQQKKYLRDELKLNIRVIGISNSRTMIFDEDGISLKNWESVLANGQKADKEEFFKKINQLNYRNSVFVDNTASEEVSLTYSDYLKNSISVVTCNKIACSSDYGYYKELKQLAKQFNSPFLFETNVGAGLPIIDTLKHLIASGDKVHKIEAVLSGSLNFVFNNFDDSVTFHDIVKQAQEEGYTEPDPTIDLSGVDVMRKILILARESGHQLDMNEITSDSFLPAESLKTNSNEEFFETLKENEAGFQNIYKEAKDENSRLKYVAQFENGKAKVGLQKIPNGHDFYNLEGSDNIVLFYTERYPDQPLIIKGAGAGAEVTASGIFADIIRIGNF, encoded by the coding sequence ATGAAAGTCTTAAAGTTTGGGGGCACCTCAGTAGCCAATCCAGAAAATATAAATCAAGTTAAAATAATCGTCCAAAATGAAGTTTCGGACAAAATAGCTGTTACCGTATCAGCATTTGGCGGGGTCACAGATTTACTGCTCCACACTTCACAACTTGCTTCAAATCAAGATTTAGCTTTCAAAGATGGGCTAAAAAAGATTGAGGACAGGCACATGGAAACGATTAAAGAACTTATCCCCGTGAATGCGCAAAGTGGCATTTTAAGTAAGGTGAAAAGTGATTTGAACATTCTTGAAACACTTTTGGAAGGTTCATTTTTAATCGGAGAACTCACACCAAAATTATCGGATAAAATTGTCAGCTACGGCGAGTTGTTATCTTCTTTTATTATTGCTGAATTTTTTAAAACAGCGGGTCTCGATGCTGGGTTTAAAGACACCCGGGAATTAATTACAACTGATGAGAATTTCGGAAACGCACATGTCGACTTTGAAAAAACATATTACAATTGTGATGCATTTTTCAAGAAAACAAATCATGCAATAACTGTTTTGCCAGGTTTTGTTGCTTCTAGCAATGCCGGGAACCTGACCACTTTAGGTAGAGGTGGGTCTGATTATACGGCAGCGATTGTTGCAGCTGCTGTAAGCGCCGAAGTATTGGAAATATGGACCGATGTCAGTGGTATGTATACCGCAAACCCTAAGTTGGTGAGGCAAGCGAAATGTGTATCCCACATCAGCTATGAGGAAGCTATGGAGCTCTCGCACTTTGGGGCAAAAGTGCTTTATCCTCCAACCATTCAACCGGTTTTGAGCAAAGAAATCCCAATCGTCATCAAAAACACATTTGTTCCTGAAGATGAAGGAACCCATATCGCCAAAAACAGTAATGGTAATGGAAAAACTGTTAGGGGCATAAGCCATGTGGGCGGTATTAGTTTGCTTTCCTTGGAAGGACCCGGTATGATCGGTATTCCAGGAATATCCAAACGTTTTTTTGAAACACTTTCCATGGAACATATCAGCGTTGTGCTCATTACGCAAGCCTCATCTGAGCATTCCATCTGTGTAGGCATCTCGGATAATGATGTAGAAAAAGCAGTAACCAGTGTAAATGAAGCGTTTGCTTATGAGATTGGCAGTAAAAAAATAAATCCTGTGCTGGTGGAAAAAGACCTTGCCATTGTTGCATTGGTAGGCGACAATATGAAAAGCCACCAAGGATTGAGCGGTAAAATGTTCAGTACATTGGGAAAAAATAACGTAAATATCAGAGCAATAGCACAAGGTGCTTCCGAACGAAATATTTCCGCGGTAATTAAAAAGACCGATGTAAAAAAAGCCCTTAACTCGCTACACGAAGCATTTTTTGAAGAGAATATAAAACAGCTCAACCTCTTTGTAATGGGTGTTGGAAATGTAGGCTCAAAATTTCTTGACCAAATAAAACAACAGAAAAAATACTTAAGGGACGAATTAAAATTAAATATAAGGGTCATTGGTATAAGCAACTCCAGAACCATGATTTTTGATGAAGACGGGATTTCCTTAAAGAATTGGGAATCAGTTTTAGCCAATGGTCAAAAAGCGGATAAAGAAGAGTTCTTCAAAAAAATAAATCAATTGAACTACCGTAACAGTGTATTTGTCGATAATACCGCCAGCGAAGAAGTCTCGCTTACCTATTCCGATTATCTTAAAAACAGTATTTCCGTAGTTACCTGTAACAAAATTGCATGTTCGTCAGATTATGGGTATTACAAAGAATTAAAACAACTGGCAAAGCAGTTTAATTCTCCTTTTTTGTTTGAAACCAATGTGGGTGCTGGACTTCCAATTATTGATACTTTAAAACACCTGATTGCTTCTGGTGACAAAGTACATAAAATTGAAGCTGTACTTTCGGGTAGCTTAAACTTTGTCTTTAATAATTTTGACGATTCTGTCACTTTCCACGATATCGTTAAACAAGCGCAAGAAGAAGGATATACCGAACCAGACCCAACTATAGATTTAAGCGGTGTTGATGTTATGCGAAAAATTCTCATTTTGGCACGGGAAAGTGGTCACCAATTGGATATGAATGAAATCACAAGTGATTCGTTTTTACCAGCAGAAAGCTTGAAAACAAACTCCAATGAGGAATTTTTCGAGACATTAAAAGAGAATGAAGCAGGATTTCAAAACATCTATAAAGAAGCTAAAGACGAAAATAGCAGACTTAAGTATGTGGCGCAATTTGAAAATGGAAAGGCCAAAGTAGGGCTTCAAAAAATACCCAATGGACATGATTTTTATAATCTTGAAGGCAGTGATAATATTGTTTTGTTCTACACCGAACGCTATCCCGACCAGCCTTTGATCATAAAAGGAGCCGGTGCAGGTGCCGAAGTCACCGCATCTGGTATCTTTGCCGATATTATACGAATTGGAAACTTTTAA
- a CDS encoding homoserine kinase: MEELKVFCPATIANVSCGFDVLGLALDSVGDEMIVRKIPENTIRITKITGQKLPLETNRNVSGVAGLALLEKSDYEGGFEIEIHKRIKPGSGIGSSAASSAGAVWVMNELLGKPFSNLELVQFAMQGEKLASDVAHADNVAPAIYGGFTLVRSYRPLDIISIPTPKALFATVIHPQIEIKTSDSRKILKTTITLEKGIQQWGNVGGLIAGLFQNDYDLIGRSLQDYIVEPIRSILIPGFDSIKVNAREAGALGCGISGSGPSIFALSKGEHTALQVADAMKETYKNIDVDFDIHVSKINIEGVRRV; encoded by the coding sequence ATGGAAGAACTAAAGGTTTTTTGTCCAGCGACCATTGCCAATGTTTCTTGTGGGTTTGATGTTTTGGGATTAGCATTGGATTCCGTTGGAGATGAAATGATCGTAAGGAAAATTCCAGAAAACACAATAAGAATTACTAAAATCACTGGACAGAAACTTCCGTTAGAAACGAATAGAAATGTTTCAGGGGTTGCTGGTTTGGCCTTATTGGAAAAAAGTGATTATGAAGGTGGTTTTGAAATAGAAATCCATAAAAGAATCAAACCCGGGAGCGGTATCGGAAGTAGCGCCGCAAGTTCGGCTGGGGCAGTATGGGTCATGAATGAACTTTTGGGCAAGCCTTTTTCAAATCTGGAATTGGTCCAATTTGCCATGCAGGGTGAAAAATTAGCAAGTGATGTAGCCCATGCGGATAATGTGGCTCCCGCTATTTATGGTGGCTTTACATTGGTGCGAAGTTACCGGCCTTTGGATATTATTTCAATTCCTACACCTAAAGCATTGTTCGCCACCGTAATTCATCCGCAAATAGAAATAAAAACTTCGGATTCCAGGAAAATTTTAAAGACTACGATTACTTTAGAGAAAGGTATCCAACAATGGGGAAATGTAGGTGGACTCATTGCCGGACTTTTCCAGAATGACTATGACCTTATAGGACGGTCGTTACAGGATTACATCGTTGAACCCATTCGTTCTATATTGATTCCTGGTTTCGATTCAATAAAAGTAAATGCAAGAGAAGCTGGGGCCTTAGGCTGTGGCATTTCTGGTTCTGGCCCATCAATTTTCGCATTGAGCAAAGGCGAACATACTGCATTGCAAGTAGCCGATGCCATGAAGGAAACGTATAAAAATATAGATGTTGATTTTGATATTCATGTGTCGAAAATTAATATTGAGGGGGTGAGAAGGGTTTGA